In Acaryochloris marina S15, a single genomic region encodes these proteins:
- a CDS encoding glycosyltransferase family 4 protein has product MRILSVHNYYKIRGGEDESCKSEKSLLREMGHLVDEYEKDNISIPSYRSLQLAAQTIWSQESYRAVRKKLQQHSYDVIHVQNSFPLISPSVYYAAQAEGVPVIQTIRNYRLLCPNALFFRQGNVCEDCLNKAIPLPGVIHGCYRNNRLASGITAGMISIHRLLKTWDRKVDKYIALTHFARNKLIQGGLPANKIIVKPNFVNPDPGVGSGKGEFALYVGRLSVEKGLDTLLSAWDKLHSPFPLRIVGDGPLSELVLDKIKESPHISWLGRKSIDEVHQLMGEASFLIFPSKWYETFGRVAIEAFAKGTPVIASQIGAIAELVEHKRTGLQFQPGDSLDLAEQVEWALSHPDELQQMRIEVRKEFEAKYTAGANYKQLIEIYQMAASN; this is encoded by the coding sequence ATGCGTATTCTTAGTGTTCACAACTATTACAAAATTCGAGGAGGTGAAGACGAATCTTGTAAATCTGAGAAATCTCTATTGAGAGAGATGGGACATCTCGTCGATGAATATGAGAAAGACAACATTTCGATCCCTTCATATCGGAGTTTACAACTCGCTGCCCAAACAATTTGGTCTCAAGAGTCCTACCGAGCGGTGAGGAAGAAACTACAACAACACTCTTATGATGTTATTCATGTCCAAAACTCTTTCCCTTTAATTTCACCTTCTGTCTATTATGCCGCACAAGCAGAAGGGGTCCCTGTCATCCAAACAATCCGAAATTATCGATTGTTATGTCCCAATGCTCTATTTTTTCGCCAAGGGAATGTCTGTGAAGACTGTCTCAATAAGGCTATCCCGTTGCCTGGAGTAATCCATGGCTGCTATCGAAATAATCGCTTAGCGAGTGGCATTACCGCAGGCATGATCAGCATCCACCGTTTGCTGAAAACATGGGATCGAAAGGTAGATAAGTACATTGCACTGACTCACTTTGCTAGGAATAAATTAATCCAAGGTGGTTTGCCAGCCAATAAGATTATCGTCAAACCAAATTTTGTTAACCCAGATCCTGGTGTCGGCTCCGGCAAAGGCGAATTTGCTTTATATGTGGGTCGGCTATCCGTTGAGAAAGGTCTAGACACGCTATTGTCTGCCTGGGATAAGTTACATTCCCCTTTTCCCCTTCGCATTGTTGGCGATGGACCTTTATCCGAATTAGTTCTTGACAAGATAAAAGAGTCTCCCCATATTTCCTGGTTAGGCCGTAAATCAATTGATGAGGTTCACCAACTAATGGGTGAAGCCTCCTTTTTGATTTTCCCCTCTAAATGGTATGAAACCTTTGGTAGGGTGGCGATAGAAGCCTTTGCAAAGGGAACTCCAGTGATTGCTTCCCAGATTGGTGCAATTGCAGAATTAGTAGAACATAAGAGAACTGGCTTACAGTTTCAGCCTGGTGATTCTCTAGATTTAGCAGAGCAAGTTGAATGGGCTCTTTCTCATCCTGATGAACTGCAACAAATGCGAATAGAAGTCCGAAAAGAGTTTGAAGCGAAATATACAGCAGGGGCTAATTACAAACAACTCATTGAAATTTATCAAATGGCTGCCAGTAATTAA